The stretch of DNA CGCGTTTCCGGACTTCAAGCAAAGGGCCGTGGCATCGGCGGTCACGTTGGGACGGGACTCATAGATGATGCCTATCACGCCGATGGGTACACGCATCCTGCCCACCTTCATCCCGTTGGGCCGGTCCCACATCCGGGTTATCTCCCCCACGGGGTCGGGGAGCTGGACCACCTCTTCCAGGCCCTGGGCCATCTCCTCGATGCGCTTTCCGGTAAGGGTGAGCCTGTCGATGAGGGCGGCCGAGAGGCCCTTCTCGCGGCCCGCCGCGAGGTCCTTCTCGTTTTCCTTCGCAAGGACGTCCGCCCTGGCGCGCACCTCCCGGGCCATCTCAAGGAGGGCGTCATTCTTCACCCGTGTCGAGGCCCGCCCCAGGGCCCGGGCCGCTTCCCTGGCCTCCTCTGCGCGCTCCTTGACGAAGCTCTGTATATCCATCACGGCCTCCTCGGGTTTCGCAGAATTTTCACTAACCACTAACCAGTTAGTTCACCAACCAGCCAGTTCTAACTGGTTGGTTTCATGCACGGCGGTGAAGCCCCGAAAGCGCTTGTTTCAAAGCCGTTTACCGGCATGGTCATGTCGGCCTTTTGACGCGCGGGTAATATTATACGCGAAAAAGCCCCCGTCTATCCCGGGGCGTCCCGCGCCTCTCTGAAACCCTTTTCCCTCAGGCGGCAGCTTTCGCACCTGCCGCAGGGGGCGCCGTCGGGCCCGGGGTCGTAGCAGCTCCAGGTGAGGGCATAGTCCACACCCAGCTCCCGCCCCTTCCTGATGATGTCGGCCTTGCTCATGTCGATGAGGGGGGCGTGGATGCGAAACCGCATGCGGCCTTCCACTGAGGCCCGGGTGGCCAGGTTGGCCATGGCCTCGAAGGCCCGCAGGTACTCTGGGCGGCAGTCCGGGTAGCCGCTGTAGTCAACCGCGTTGGCCCCTATGAAGATGTCCTCCGCCTGAAGGACCTCGGCCCACCCCAGGGCAAAGGAAAGGAATATGGTGTTTCTTGCCGGCACGTAGGTGACGGGAATCTCCCCCTCGCCGTGGGCGGGGGGCGCTCCGGGAGCGGCCTTCGGGACCTCCAGGTCCGCCGTAAGGGCGGACCCGCCGATTCCCCGGAGGTCGATGGATAGGACAAGGTGCTGCTCCA from Nitrospirota bacterium encodes:
- the queC gene encoding 7-cyano-7-deazaguanine synthase QueC; protein product: MTGPDGRKAVVLLSGGVDSTTTLAIARARGYRPYALSFAYGQRHRRELEAARAVAASMGVEQHLVLSIDLRGIGGSALTADLEVPKAAPGAPPAHGEGEIPVTYVPARNTIFLSFALGWAEVLQAEDIFIGANAVDYSGYPDCRPEYLRAFEAMANLATRASVEGRMRFRIHAPLIDMSKADIIRKGRELGVDYALTWSCYDPGPDGAPCGRCESCRLREKGFREARDAPG